The genomic interval CTCTTCACAACTTTTTCCAACGAAAAAAGCTAAATGCAGTCGGCTGCGTAGTCGCGGGAGAATAGCTGTAGATGTGGAAAATGAAGCGCACCATTTTGTGTTTGCAGCAAAACGGTTCGTTTCGTATCAAGACCAATACCCCTTCATCTCCCTCCCAAGTCCCAAGACCAGAACCCTTCGTCTCCACCTCTCCCTCCCTTCGAAGACCAAAACCCACGACagcaaaaatctccaaaaatctCTCCCCCTCACTTCGTCTCTcttgttcatatttttattgattcgaGTGTTGAAAAAAGGAAGCAACAGTTGTTTGAAATAGGAAATGGGATGTGTGCAAGATGCTTTAGGTGTGGTggaaaaattgtgtttttttaccAATATCGCATCATGTTCATCGTGATAGCTTAAAGCTTTAAGGATTGGATGTGGACTTTTTTACCCTCTGAACTCTATTACAAAAACAACGATACACTGAACCGCGTTTAGCCACGTTTGGCTGTGCCGCTGTGGGATCGCTGTCCCGCCTAGCATACGAAATCCATATGAAGCGAAACCAACTTGGTCAGAGGAAAGGTTTGGAAAGAGCGAGTGAGCTATCACCTCAAAGGTGGGAAATGTTAGGGAGAAGACTAATCTCCATGTTCAAAAGCTCCCCAACATCGCAGCTTTCTGGCTCTACAAATCCCACCTATGAAAATAACAGCAAGTCATTGGCTCGAAATGGCGgtgtcttttgttttgtttaatgtAACATGTGGTGTCGCTTTGAGTGCTCTTGACGACCTTGCTATTTATTGTAGTTGTAGCAGCAAGGCCTTGGAGAAAGCTAGTAAGAACCAGGCAGTCATAGACTCCATTGAAGAACCTATTGAAAAGGGTCCATGGTACAGTGCATCACTTGCAATAGCTCGTAAGAGGCATTTTGTGTCTTGTACATTTCTTGTGTCTGGACCACAAGGCTCGGGAATTTTCCAGTTGAAGGTAGTCCGTAATGGAGATGACTCCTGGTTATCATCTCTTCTGCCTCGTGATTAGGACATTCTAATCATGGATTCTCTTCTCCATGTTCCTGAAAATGACAAAAAGCATCAAACATTACGGATTAGTCTATCTGACTTCACTCCCCAGCTTGTAAAGCATGCAAGCCTCATTTTCAAAAGTCACAGAATCTAGAGTAGAAATGAAAGTCATAGAAT from Juglans regia cultivar Chandler chromosome 2, Walnut 2.0, whole genome shotgun sequence carries:
- the LOC108984986 gene encoding uncharacterized protein LOC108984986, with the protein product MAVSFVLFNVTCGVALSALDDLAIYCSCSSKALEKASKNQAVIDSIEEPIEKGPWYSASLAIARKRHFVSCTFLVSGPQGSGIFQLKVVRNGDDSWLSSLLPRD